In Thermodesulfovibrio aggregans, the following proteins share a genomic window:
- a CDS encoding putative metalloprotease CJM1_0395 family protein — protein MKVDNQYSSVQIINTIEQQKINQIIQKLRNIENRVIAHELAHKSVAGRYAKSVSYTYTKGPDGRMYVTGGEVSLDVSEKRSPEETIKKMEIIEAAALAPSDPSPQDIKVAQVAAIKKMKAQFELNMNKQNEESQGKIIDVFA, from the coding sequence ATGAAGGTAGATAATCAATACTCATCCGTTCAGATAATAAATACAATTGAACAGCAGAAAATTAATCAAATAATACAAAAACTTAGAAACATTGAAAATCGGGTGATAGCCCATGAATTGGCACATAAATCAGTAGCAGGCAGATATGCAAAATCTGTAAGTTATACATATACAAAGGGACCTGATGGAAGAATGTATGTAACAGGCGGTGAAGTTTCTCTTGATGTATCAGAAAAGCGTTCACCGGAGGAGACAATCAAAAAAATGGAAATCATAGAGGCTGCTGCTCTTGCACCTTCTGATCCTTCTCCACAGGACATAAAGGTTGCCCAGGTGGCAGCAATTAAAAAGATGAAAGCTCAGTTTGAGCTTAACATGAATAAACAGAATGAGGAGTCTCAGGGTAAAATAATAGATGTCTTTGCTTGA
- a CDS encoding TIGR02710 family CRISPR-associated CARF protein yields the protein MKTIGVFTVGGSPAPIVNAIKETNFDFIYFICSSGKSEVASERIVDGEKLKDNEIIIVRECNLTSEQYEKILLPVDIIDDLNETFKEIEKQLISRINERFPEKKTIKVIANYTGGTKTMSVALVLVSIFQEGWELCFNAGQRTNLTKIDSGDFPVAINKMNLLYRIDKTYFDSLMKGYYYEEIIEKTKTYLKYPLNHETRNEIMLIRNILYAFVLWDKFQHEGAYEEFERILKAITKDSPVQKSVVKYYLWLKQILGKKEPFHGYERVIDLMMNAERRAEQERYDDAVARYYRAIEMIAQLRLKLSYGIDNSKINCDELKIDVQNSKFNVQTEKAIEFLREECKKNSEDGILKLALTKSYELLGSMDDPVGKLYLERKNKLLDCLKSRNNSILAHGLTPILKEEFREIKDQFHNFLTDALKAAGVKDFAQALQFPQALKDIGF from the coding sequence ATGAAAACAATTGGGGTTTTTACAGTAGGTGGTAGTCCTGCACCAATTGTTAATGCCATTAAAGAGACCAACTTTGACTTCATCTACTTTATCTGCTCTTCAGGAAAATCAGAGGTGGCATCAGAGAGAATTGTTGATGGAGAGAAGTTAAAAGACAATGAAATAATTATTGTAAGAGAATGTAATCTTACATCTGAACAATATGAAAAAATACTTCTTCCAGTGGACATAATTGACGACCTTAACGAAACATTTAAAGAAATAGAAAAACAGCTGATTAGTAGAATCAACGAAAGATTTCCTGAGAAAAAAACTATAAAAGTAATTGCCAACTACACTGGTGGTACAAAAACCATGAGTGTTGCATTGGTGCTTGTCAGTATCTTTCAAGAAGGTTGGGAACTTTGTTTTAATGCCGGTCAGAGAACCAATCTAACTAAAATTGACAGCGGAGACTTCCCAGTTGCCATTAACAAAATGAATCTCCTTTATAGAATTGACAAAACCTATTTCGATTCATTGATGAAAGGCTACTACTACGAGGAAATTATTGAAAAAACAAAAACTTATCTTAAATATCCTCTGAATCACGAAACACGAAATGAAATAATGCTGATAAGGAACATACTTTATGCCTTTGTTTTATGGGATAAATTTCAGCATGAGGGTGCCTATGAGGAGTTTGAAAGAATACTGAAAGCAATTACAAAAGACAGTCCAGTTCAAAAATCGGTAGTAAAGTATTATCTCTGGCTCAAGCAAATTCTTGGAAAGAAAGAGCCATTTCATGGATATGAGAGAGTAATTGACCTGATGATGAATGCTGAACGAAGGGCTGAACAGGAAAGATACGACGATGCCGTTGCGAGATACTACAGAGCTATAGAGATGATTGCTCAGTTACGACTAAAGCTTTCCTATGGAATAGATAACTCCAAGATAAACTGCGACGAACTTAAAATAGATGTTCAAAATTCAAAGTTCAATGTTCAAACTGAAAAAGCAATAGAGTTTCTAAGAGAAGAATGCAAGAAAAATAGTGAAGACGGAATTCTGAAACTTGCCCTTACAAAGAGCTATGAATTACTTGGAAGTATGGATGATCCTGTGGGAAAACTCTATCTTGAGAGAAAAAATAAGCTTCTTGACTGCCTGAAATCAAGAAATAACTCCATACTTGCTCATGGATTAACGCCAATACTAAAAGAAGAGTTTAGAGAAATAAAAGACCAATTTCACAACTTCTTAACTGATGCACTTAAAGCAGCAGGAGTAAAAGACTTTGCCCAGGCTTTACAGTTTCCACAAGCTCTAAAAGACATAGGATTTTAG
- the lexA gene encoding transcriptional repressor LexA: MKRDDKLKERITRLMLFYRENGRMPSYSEISQLLGFSSKNAAFKFVEKLIKLNIVEKDLKGRLIPKTLTNPIKVLGLVEAGFPSPAEEELIDTISLDRWLINNPLSTFMLKVTGDSMIEAGIMPDDYVLVDRSLLPKSGDIVIAQVDGQWTMKYLRRVGKEVILEPANPSYKPIKPKKELNIAGVVVAVIRKLK; the protein is encoded by the coding sequence ATGAAAAGAGATGATAAACTAAAGGAAAGAATCACCCGTCTCATGCTTTTCTATAGGGAAAACGGCAGAATGCCATCTTACTCTGAGATTTCACAGTTACTTGGATTCAGCTCAAAAAATGCAGCTTTCAAATTCGTTGAAAAACTAATTAAACTCAATATCGTAGAGAAAGACTTAAAGGGTAGACTTATTCCAAAAACTCTCACAAATCCCATAAAAGTCTTAGGCTTAGTTGAGGCAGGTTTTCCCTCTCCTGCAGAGGAAGAACTTATTGATACAATCTCCCTTGACCGATGGTTAATCAACAATCCCTTATCTACTTTCATGCTAAAAGTAACAGGAGACTCTATGATTGAAGCAGGAATAATGCCCGATGACTATGTTCTTGTGGACAGGTCTCTTCTACCAAAAAGTGGAGACATAGTTATTGCACAGGTTGATGGACAGTGGACAATGAAGTATCTAAGGCGAGTTGGAAAAGAGGTAATCCTTGAGCCTGCTAATCCCAGCTATAAACCTATAAAACCAAAGAAAGAGTTAAACATAGCAGGCGTTGTTGTTGCAGTAATAAGGAAGTTAAAATGA
- a CDS encoding DNA polymerase Y family protein produces MTERPLMIHDWIKAILHIDADGFFASVEQAVNPLLKGKPVIVGAERGMATAVSYEAKAKGIKRGMLIHEIKKLCPDAVFINSDYEKYSLFSVRMFEILRRFSPQVEEYSIDEAFVDLTGLRRVYHCSYDEIGMRIKETIKKELGITVSVGISLTKVLAKVASKHKKPDGLTVIPGRQIHLYLQDLPIEKIWGIGHNTAAYCEKLGIKTALQFATKSESFIKKHFSKPFYEIWHELNGRSIYPVNPEPKKEYRSISKAKTFTPTKEKEEVYAHLVENLENACFKARRYGLCTKKIIIFIKTQDFRDRACEIRLNSETAYPEDIFPFMKRAFETIYEKGETYRQTGVVLVELTSMKMRQGSLFENQVKLDKIEKLYNTLDELKIRFGRDILVHGAVLNKKEKVKRQQRMKIPFINLKI; encoded by the coding sequence ATGACTGAAAGACCATTAATGATTCATGATTGGATTAAAGCTATCCTTCACATAGATGCCGATGGCTTTTTTGCCTCTGTTGAGCAGGCAGTAAATCCCTTACTTAAGGGAAAGCCTGTAATAGTTGGAGCAGAAAGAGGAATGGCAACAGCAGTAAGCTATGAAGCAAAGGCAAAGGGAATAAAAAGAGGCATGCTAATTCATGAGATAAAAAAACTCTGCCCCGATGCAGTTTTCATCAACTCAGATTATGAAAAATACTCTCTCTTTTCAGTAAGAATGTTTGAGATACTGAGAAGATTTTCTCCGCAGGTAGAGGAATACTCTATAGATGAGGCATTTGTTGACCTTACAGGGCTTCGTAGAGTTTATCACTGTTCCTACGATGAGATTGGAATGAGAATAAAAGAAACGATAAAGAAAGAGCTTGGCATTACAGTATCAGTTGGGATAAGCCTTACAAAGGTGCTTGCAAAGGTAGCATCAAAACATAAAAAACCTGACGGACTAACAGTAATACCGGGAAGACAGATACATCTTTATTTACAGGACCTTCCCATTGAAAAAATATGGGGAATAGGTCACAATACAGCCGCATACTGCGAAAAACTCGGCATAAAGACAGCACTTCAGTTTGCAACTAAATCTGAAAGCTTTATAAAAAAGCATTTTTCAAAACCATTTTATGAAATATGGCATGAGCTTAATGGAAGAAGCATATATCCAGTAAATCCTGAACCAAAGAAGGAATACAGATCAATAAGCAAAGCAAAGACATTTACACCGACAAAAGAAAAAGAGGAAGTTTATGCCCATCTTGTAGAAAACCTTGAAAATGCCTGTTTCAAAGCAAGAAGATATGGATTATGTACAAAGAAAATCATAATATTTATAAAAACACAGGATTTCAGAGACAGAGCCTGTGAAATAAGGCTTAATTCAGAGACAGCCTATCCTGAAGATATATTTCCCTTTATGAAAAGAGCTTTTGAAACAATCTATGAGAAAGGAGAGACATACAGACAGACAGGAGTTGTACTGGTTGAACTCACATCAATGAAGATGAGACAGGGCAGTCTCTTTGAAAATCAAGTAAAGTTAGACAAAATTGAAAAACTCTACAATACTCTCGATGAGTTGAAGATAAGGTTTGGAAGAGATATTTTAGTGCATGGTGCGGTTTTAAATAAAAAGGAAAAAGTGAAGAGGCAGCAGAGGATGAAAATCCCTTTTATTAATTTGAAAATTTAA
- a CDS encoding aminotransferase class V-fold PLP-dependent enzyme has protein sequence MNRRDFMKLAGAITVATTGGYTLTELMKMEPLELLVKEAEAATIPMARMNAFAKECVKRSRYVIGYPNNQNINTKDFYKWYVESGLCNIHMNNVGNPWKPSGALINSHEFEREVIEYFAPFFGFKKGEYWGIVTHSGTDGNMHGMYFGVKYLQAKTKQLPIVYVSEEAHYSIKRLADVMNLELKLIPTLPMGQMDVSAFEKALDPTKPALIVIAIGTTFKGAIDDHPKIAEIVNKVKPMAVYTMYDAALFGGFLPFTKYRDIVNREKMNFDSIAVSGHKFFGFDEPLGLFITTMEVFNNQNPFKVNYLNDAVPTITCSRSALGALKFWWHLVKNGEKEYKRQAEHILSVAQYLKKRLDEMNYPAWLNPMSNTVFFKRPSDWIMKKWDLAPEYDERLGGPLAHDVIMQHETEKTVDKFIADLKKDLKK, from the coding sequence ATGAATCGCAGAGATTTTATGAAATTAGCAGGAGCAATCACAGTAGCCACAACTGGAGGATACACCCTCACAGAGTTGATGAAGATGGAACCCTTGGAGTTGCTGGTAAAAGAGGCAGAAGCAGCCACTATCCCAATGGCAAGGATGAATGCCTTTGCAAAGGAGTGTGTAAAGAGGAGTAGGTATGTTATAGGATACCCAAATAATCAAAACATAAACACAAAGGATTTTTACAAGTGGTATGTTGAAAGTGGACTTTGCAATATTCACATGAACAATGTAGGCAATCCATGGAAGCCCTCTGGTGCCTTAATAAATTCCCACGAGTTTGAAAGGGAGGTAATCGAGTATTTTGCTCCTTTCTTTGGCTTTAAAAAAGGAGAATACTGGGGTATTGTTACCCATAGCGGGACAGACGGTAATATGCACGGTATGTATTTTGGCGTAAAATATTTACAAGCAAAGACAAAGCAGTTACCTATAGTGTATGTATCAGAAGAGGCTCACTATTCTATAAAGAGATTGGCTGATGTGATGAACCTTGAGCTAAAGTTAATTCCAACCTTACCTATGGGGCAGATGGATGTATCTGCCTTTGAAAAAGCCCTTGATCCAACAAAGCCTGCATTAATAGTAATTGCCATTGGAACCACATTTAAAGGTGCCATTGATGACCACCCAAAGATTGCAGAGATTGTAAACAAGGTCAAGCCTATGGCAGTATATACTATGTATGATGCAGCATTATTTGGAGGTTTTTTGCCTTTTACAAAATATAGGGATATAGTCAACAGAGAAAAAATGAATTTTGATTCCATTGCAGTGAGTGGGCATAAGTTCTTTGGCTTTGATGAGCCACTTGGTCTATTCATTACCACTATGGAGGTGTTTAATAATCAAAACCCCTTTAAGGTTAACTATCTCAATGATGCGGTACCGACAATAACATGCTCCAGGTCTGCCTTAGGGGCATTGAAATTCTGGTGGCATTTGGTGAAAAACGGTGAAAAAGAATATAAGAGACAGGCAGAGCATATCCTGTCAGTAGCCCAGTATCTCAAGAAAAGGCTTGATGAAATGAATTATCCAGCCTGGTTAAATCCCATGTCTAACACTGTTTTCTTCAAAAGACCAAGTGACTGGATAATGAAGAAGTGGGACCTTGCCCCTGAATACGATGAGAGATTGGGAGGACCTTTAGCCCACGATGTAATTATGCAACACGAAACTGAAAAGACTGTTGATAAGTTTATAGCTGACTTGAAGAAGGATTTAAAGAAATGA
- a CDS encoding L-serine ammonia-lyase, with product MTAINTSVFELLKIGPGPSSSHTIGPMKAGYDFHCLMQQLPQEQQEKATELKVYLFGSLASTGKGHGTDRAVLAGLLGYQPESCSPAILDGINPDNPEGILLPLGRLKLLFKPTDMIWDNQQHNYPFSNTIVMRLYSKDNILLEKEYYSVGGGFLQWKGWQEPKQGVPRYPYANAEQLLKQLRKHRLRIDELMLANEIAITGCSKRQIKEKLDHIIKVMQQSVERGIVTEGFLPGPIGLHRKAALLYQRAKAMPRSIDRMLVFLCAYAFAVAEENASGHIVVTAPTCGSAGVIPAVIQVLLKHQKLSRDVVRRALLGASAIGFIAKHNASISGAEVGCQGEIGVASSMAAALIALAYGCDERIALNAAEIALEHHLGMTCDPVKGYVQIPCIERNAMGAVKAWTAYLIAKESLPEWHKVGLDKAIEAMLQTGRDMKVEYRETAMGGLAKVC from the coding sequence ATGACAGCCATAAACACTTCCGTCTTTGAACTTTTGAAGATAGGTCCAGGACCTTCCAGTTCTCACACTATCGGACCTATGAAGGCTGGCTATGATTTTCACTGCCTTATGCAGCAGTTACCACAGGAGCAACAGGAAAAAGCAACTGAGTTGAAGGTATATCTATTTGGTTCCCTTGCTTCAACAGGTAAAGGACATGGTACTGATCGGGCAGTACTGGCAGGGCTTTTGGGATATCAGCCTGAATCATGTTCCCCTGCTATTTTAGACGGCATCAATCCTGATAATCCTGAAGGTATTTTGTTGCCATTGGGCAGGCTAAAATTGCTCTTTAAGCCCACTGACATGATATGGGATAATCAACAACATAACTATCCATTCAGTAATACCATAGTAATGCGGCTTTACAGCAAAGACAACATATTGCTGGAAAAGGAGTATTATTCGGTTGGAGGTGGTTTTCTACAATGGAAGGGATGGCAAGAGCCAAAGCAGGGCGTTCCCCGCTATCCCTATGCCAATGCAGAACAGCTTTTGAAACAACTGAGAAAACATCGCCTGCGGATAGATGAACTGATGCTTGCCAATGAAATTGCCATTACAGGATGTTCTAAAAGGCAAATTAAGGAAAAATTAGATCATATCATCAAGGTTATGCAACAGTCGGTAGAGCGGGGTATTGTGACTGAAGGTTTTTTACCCGGTCCTATTGGTCTACATCGCAAAGCAGCTTTGTTGTATCAGCGGGCAAAGGCAATGCCTCGCTCCATTGACCGGATGTTGGTGTTTCTCTGCGCCTATGCCTTTGCTGTAGCTGAAGAGAATGCATCTGGTCATATTGTGGTAACTGCTCCTACCTGTGGATCAGCTGGAGTGATTCCAGCAGTGATACAGGTGTTGCTAAAGCACCAAAAGCTCTCCCGTGATGTGGTACGCCGTGCGCTTTTAGGTGCCTCTGCCATTGGCTTTATTGCCAAACATAACGCAAGCATTTCTGGTGCCGAAGTGGGCTGTCAGGGAGAGATTGGCGTTGCCTCTAGTATGGCTGCGGCTCTCATTGCTTTAGCTTATGGCTGTGATGAAAGAATTGCCTTAAATGCAGCAGAGATAGCCTTAGAACATCACCTTGGCATGACCTGTGATCCAGTGAAAGGATATGTACAGATCCCTTGTATTGAGCGTAATGCTATGGGAGCAGTTAAGGCTTGGACAGCTTATTTGATTGCCAAGGAGAGCCTGCCTGAGTGGCATAAAGTGGGGTTAGATAAGGCTATTGAGGCAATGCTTCAGACTGGACGCGATATGAAGGTTGAATATCGCGAAACCGCCATGGGCGGTCTTGCCAAAGTTTGTTGA
- a CDS encoding aromatic amino acid transport family protein: MQTPTHSLLRIISIEFLIVGNIIGIGILALPINTGLAGFIPSVIGLFVTSAAMYYSAVILGGEASKRREDTFNYPSLYRTYLGATGKWLAVAANLVILYGYLTAYMTGIATIICSLFNFKLSPAWLMLGFFAITSIISLASVYTIMKYVSMLVVVKCVAFAVISGIAGTHVRAENLAHANWSLFFCVIPVMLTAFHFHNIIPAICKSLQWDRRVINLTMLVGMAFCFLIYFIWLLVGIGVLPLDNSPIGLINAFHKNLPATIPMAEVIQSSTFLLIASFFGVVSITTGYLANGMGLIGFMDDLTNQHFRIVNPLLSRALSFIPPLLIALIYPDIFLKAIDIAGGFGVVTLFGILPSIIALRNSRTKGQKFLGIAMLLLFCTFFLLEAMQELGLLDIDASIEYWKVGNVKE; encoded by the coding sequence ATGCAAACTCCTACGCATTCTTTACTTCGCATAATAAGCATTGAGTTTCTGATTGTAGGCAATATAATCGGCATTGGTATACTTGCCTTGCCAATCAACACAGGGCTTGCTGGTTTCATACCATCAGTGATTGGGCTCTTTGTCACAAGTGCTGCAATGTATTATTCTGCAGTTATACTTGGGGGTGAAGCGTCCAAGCGTCGGGAAGACACCTTTAACTATCCAAGTCTTTATAGAACCTACTTAGGGGCAACGGGCAAATGGTTAGCAGTGGCTGCAAACTTAGTAATCCTTTACGGTTATTTGACTGCCTACATGACTGGTATCGCCACTATCATTTGCAGTCTGTTCAATTTTAAGTTATCACCCGCCTGGCTGATGTTGGGGTTCTTTGCCATAACCTCAATTATATCGCTGGCTTCAGTTTACACAATTATGAAGTATGTCTCAATGCTGGTAGTGGTTAAGTGCGTAGCCTTTGCCGTGATTTCTGGCATAGCTGGTACCCATGTCAGAGCAGAAAACCTTGCACATGCCAATTGGTCACTATTTTTTTGTGTAATCCCCGTTATGTTGACTGCCTTTCATTTTCACAACATTATTCCAGCAATCTGCAAGAGTCTGCAGTGGGATCGTCGGGTAATCAATCTTACCATGCTGGTTGGTATGGCGTTTTGTTTTCTGATATACTTCATTTGGCTGCTGGTGGGGATTGGCGTGCTACCGCTTGATAATAGCCCAATCGGATTGATAAATGCTTTTCATAAAAATTTGCCAGCTACCATCCCCATGGCAGAGGTCATTCAGTCATCAACATTTTTACTGATTGCAAGCTTTTTTGGTGTGGTTTCTATCACTACTGGTTATTTGGCAAATGGTATGGGACTAATAGGATTCATGGACGACCTTACCAACCAGCACTTCAGAATTGTCAATCCCCTTTTAAGCCGTGCTCTCTCATTTATCCCACCACTTTTGATCGCATTAATCTATCCAGATATATTTCTCAAGGCAATCGACATCGCAGGTGGTTTTGGCGTTGTAACTCTTTTTGGGATTCTGCCTAGTATCATCGCCTTGCGTAATTCTCGGACGAAAGGGCAAAAATTTTTAGGTATTGCCATGCTACTGTTGTTTTGCACCTTTTTTCTGTTAGAGGCAATGCAGGAGTTAGGATTGCTGGATATAGATGCAAGTATTGAGTACTGGAAAGTAGGCAATGTCAAGGAATAA
- a CDS encoding L,D-transpeptidase family protein: MKKIFISNKFFLFVLLTLPLFFISYPIEKTFASQSIINSIEQCNSRILNCEKIKTLYRALDFEPVWNEKRINDLKVLIEKSKFEGLDPSHYKVDFSGTKDENELRITNTLIKIAYHAYYGFINPAKVFERWDFPKKRDIVLETLIELIKDDRLLSLFDRLSPKYENYRLLKEYLIKYYNLLDREKFNKIDLKGKIKPGQMHPAVAEIRKRLYLLGFIDNSSESPFFDEKLKEAIVKFQKLHNLETDAIIGKNTVKTLNLSIKDRINQIRINLEKFRWLPESFGEKYILVNIPSFEAYFYDKGQLLLYSRIIAGKDFQEDFRPTPLLYSKITRIIINPDWYVPHKIALKDILPKILKNPQYITSENIKVYKEGEEIDPSTIDWKNIDEKNFNFKLIQKAGKNNALGKIKFHMPNNFDVYLHDTPDKKLFTRNKRAFSSGCIRVEQALPLALMLIENNNSMNWDGNKFKEALKSEKTFYINLKNPVPIYILYFTNLVKDGELYFFDDIYGYDSIIAKHLLKN, translated from the coding sequence ATGAAAAAAATCTTCATATCTAATAAATTTTTTCTGTTTGTTCTCCTTACTCTGCCATTATTCTTCATATCATACCCAATAGAAAAGACCTTTGCTTCCCAATCCATTATAAACTCTATTGAACAATGTAACTCCCGTATACTTAATTGTGAAAAGATAAAAACTCTATACAGAGCCTTAGACTTTGAGCCCGTATGGAATGAAAAGAGGATAAATGACCTGAAAGTCCTCATTGAAAAATCAAAATTTGAAGGATTAGACCCTTCCCACTATAAAGTCGATTTTTCAGGAACAAAGGATGAAAATGAGCTGAGAATTACGAATACTCTCATAAAAATTGCATATCATGCCTATTATGGTTTTATAAATCCAGCTAAGGTTTTTGAAAGATGGGACTTTCCCAAAAAGAGAGATATAGTGTTGGAAACCCTCATAGAATTGATTAAAGATGACAGACTCTTATCTCTCTTTGACAGGCTCTCACCAAAATACGAAAACTACAGACTTTTAAAGGAGTATCTCATAAAATATTACAATCTTTTGGATAGAGAAAAATTCAACAAAATAGATCTCAAAGGAAAGATAAAACCCGGACAAATGCATCCAGCCGTGGCAGAGATAAGAAAGAGACTTTATCTTCTTGGATTTATCGATAATTCTTCAGAATCTCCTTTTTTTGATGAAAAATTAAAAGAGGCTATAGTCAAATTTCAGAAATTACATAATCTTGAAACAGATGCAATCATTGGAAAAAATACTGTCAAGACTTTAAATCTTTCAATCAAAGATAGAATCAATCAAATAAGGATAAATCTCGAAAAATTTAGATGGCTTCCTGAAAGTTTTGGCGAAAAATACATATTGGTAAATATTCCCTCCTTTGAAGCCTATTTTTATGACAAGGGACAACTTCTTCTCTATAGTCGCATAATAGCAGGTAAGGATTTTCAAGAGGACTTTAGACCTACACCTCTACTTTACAGCAAAATAACTCGTATAATCATCAATCCTGATTGGTACGTACCACATAAAATAGCATTAAAAGACATCCTACCGAAGATATTAAAAAATCCCCAATACATAACCAGTGAAAATATAAAAGTCTATAAAGAAGGAGAGGAAATTGACCCATCTACAATAGATTGGAAGAACATAGATGAAAAAAACTTTAATTTCAAATTGATTCAGAAAGCAGGAAAGAATAATGCTTTAGGAAAGATAAAGTTTCACATGCCAAATAATTTTGATGTATATTTACATGACACCCCCGACAAAAAACTTTTTACAAGGAATAAAAGAGCCTTTAGTTCAGGCTGTATAAGAGTTGAACAAGCTTTACCTTTAGCTTTAATGTTGATTGAAAACAATAACTCAATGAACTGGGATGGGAATAAATTTAAGGAAGCACTTAAAAGCGAGAAAACATTTTATATCAATCTAAAAAATCCTGTACCCATATATATTCTCTATTTTACAAATCTTGTAAAAGATGGAGAACTCTATTTTTTTGATGATATTTATGGCTATGACAGCATTATCGCTAAACATTTACTAAAAAATTAG